CCTCCCGACCCGCCAGGATTGCCGCCAGCGTGCTCTTGCCGCTGCCGTTCGGCCCCATGATGGCGTGCACTTCGCCCAGGCCTATCCTCAGGTTGATGCCTTTTAGAATCTGTTTCCCCTCCACCCCGGCGGTGAGGTCCTGTATTTCCAATATCGCTTGTTTCATGGTTGGCCGCAACGGCCCTGTAAATTCCGACTCATCCTCTGTCTGTCAAGTTCGATCACCGGTTCCGGCCCTTGCAGCCTGCGACGCCTTACCCCACGCTCCCCTCCAAACTGACCCCTAACAGCTTCTGCGCTTCCACGGCAAATTCCATAGGCAGCTCCCGAAACACTTCCTTGCAGAAGCCGTTGACGATCATGTTCACCGCGTCCTGCGTCGCCAGCCCGCGCTGGTTGCAGTAGAAGATCTGGTCCTCCCCGATCTTCGAGGTCGAAGCCTCGTGCTCCACCCGCCCGGTCGAGTTCCGCACCTCGATGTAGGGAAACGTGTGCGCCCCGCACTTGTCCCCCAGCAGCAGCGAGTCGCACTGCGAGAAGTTCCGCGCGTGTGCCGCCCCCTTCTGCACCTTCACCAGGCCCCGGTAACTGTTCTGGCCGTGCCCGGCCGAAATGCCCTTGGACACGATCGTGCTGCGCGTGTTCTTGCCGATGTGGATCATCTTCGTGCCGGTGTCGGCTTGCTGATAGTTGTTCGTCACCGCCACCGAGTAGAACTCGCCGACCGAGTTGTCGCCCAGCAACACACAGCCCGGATACTTCCAGGTAATCGCCGAGCCTGTTTCCACCTGCGTCCAGCATATCTTTGAGTTTTTGCCTTTGCACAGCCCCCGCTTGGTCACAAAGTTGTAAATGCCGCCCCGGCCCTGCTCGTCGCCCGGGTACCAGTTCTGCACGGTCGAATACTTGATCTGCGCATTATCAAGCGCGATCAGCTCCACCACCGCCGCGTGCAGCTGATGCTCGTCCCGCATCGGCGCCGTGCAACCCTCCAGGTAGCTCACCGAAGCCCCCTCCTCCGCCACGATCAGCGTGCGCTCGAATTGGCCCGTGTTGGCCGCGTTGATCCGGAAATAGGTGGACAGCTCCATCGGGCACCGCACCCCTTTGGGGATGAAGCAGAACGACCCGTCGCTGAACACCGCCGAATTCAGCGCCGCGAAATAATTATCCGTGTACGGCACCACCACCCCGAGGTACTTCCTCACCAAATCCGGGTGCTCCTGGACCGCGTCCGTGAATGAACAGAAAATAATGCCCTTCTCCGCCAGTTGCTTCTTGAACGTGGTCCCCACCGACACGCTGTCAAACACCGCGTCCACCGCCACGCCGGCCAGGCGCTCGCGCTCCTTGAGCGGGATGCCCAGCTTCTCGTAAGTCTCCAGCAGCTTCGGGTCAACCTCATCCAAACTCCGCGGCCCCGCGCCCTTCTTCTTGGGCGCCGAGTAATACACCGACCCCTGATAGTCAATCGGCGGGTAATGCACCTGCGGCCAGGTCGGCTCCTTCATCGTCAGCCAATGCCGGTAGGCCTTCAGCCGCCAATCCAGCATGAACTTGGGCTCATGCTTCTTTTGCGAAATGAGCCGGACGATGTCTTCATTCAGACCAGGGGGCGCCGAGTCGGCCTCCACGTCCGTGTAGAAGCCGTACTTGTACTCCTTCTTGACCAACCCTTCGATTGTCTCAGTTGCTGTGCTCATCTCGACTTAGTTGCTCGTTTTGCCCTCTTCGGCCGTTCGCCGTTCCCTCCCGCGCACGCCGCGCACCGGCCATGAATGGCAATCTCAAACCGCTCCGCTTCAAATCCGTTCGGCAGCCCGATCCCCGGCTCAGCCGGATAATCCACGTCAAACACGCTGTCGCACGTATCGCAGTAAAAGTGGCAGTGCTCCCGCATATTGGGGCAGAACCGCGCCGCGCCGCGCGCCAGCGTCACTTGTCGCGCCAACCCGCACTTCACCAGCGCGTCCAGGCAATTATACACTGTGGCCATCGAGATCTCCGGCATCTCCCGCTTGACCCGGATGAATACTTGCTCCGCGGTCGGATGATCCCGTTCCCGCAGGAGCACAGCATAAACATGCTCCCGTTGCGGGGTAAAACGAAAACCGCCCCGCGCCAGACGCTCGTCCAGCCCGGCATCGTTCTCGATCTCGGCCGCTCGGTCCATCTTACCGGCAACGTAGCCCAACACCCCCGCCTGTCAATATTTGGAACAATTCTAAATCCCGCCCCGCCGCCAAAGCCCGCCCACAAGCTCAACCGCACGCAAACTCCGCGGGTCCTTGTCCCTCCGAACCCGCGGGCCGATCCCTTGCGGACTCACGGCTGCACCTGAACTGATATGGGAATCCCCGTCGCCGAAGTGCAGCCCGCAAGGGAGTCTCACCGTATCCACACCGTATCCACACCGTCCCCACACCGTGGATACAGCCTTGACAATTTCGGTTCATTACCGCGTAAACCGCTGCCAATGAGGGGTTTATGTCCGCCGCTCCCGATCCGCGATCAAGGCATCACTTCAGCCTGTCAGCGCCCCGTCGCCCTGCCGGCGCGCTACCGCTTCTTCCGCACCCGTGCCGCCACCTTCAGCCGCAGCGCATTGAGCCGGATGAAGCCGGTGGCGTCGTCCTGGTTGTAGGCCTTGGTGGGATCGGCCTCCATCGTGGCGATGGCGGGATTATACAGGCTGACCGGCGACTTCCGGCCCGCGCAGAGGATATTGCCCTTGTAGAGTTTCACCCGCACCGTGCCGGTGACATTCCGCTGGCTCTCGGTGACACAGGCCTGCAACGCCAGCCGCTCCGGCGCGAACCAGTAGCCGTAATACACCAGCTCGGCGTAGCGCGGGATCAGCGAATCCCGCAGGTGCATGACCTCGCGGTCCATCGTCAGCGTTTCCATCTGCCGATGGGCGAACTGCAGGATGGCCCCGCCCGGCGTCTCGTACACGCC
Above is a window of Candidatus Paceibacterota bacterium DNA encoding:
- the sufB gene encoding Fe-S cluster assembly protein SufB → MSTATETIEGLVKKEYKYGFYTDVEADSAPPGLNEDIVRLISQKKHEPKFMLDWRLKAYRHWLTMKEPTWPQVHYPPIDYQGSVYYSAPKKKGAGPRSLDEVDPKLLETYEKLGIPLKERERLAGVAVDAVFDSVSVGTTFKKQLAEKGIIFCSFTDAVQEHPDLVRKYLGVVVPYTDNYFAALNSAVFSDGSFCFIPKGVRCPMELSTYFRINAANTGQFERTLIVAEEGASVSYLEGCTAPMRDEHQLHAAVVELIALDNAQIKYSTVQNWYPGDEQGRGGIYNFVTKRGLCKGKNSKICWTQVETGSAITWKYPGCVLLGDNSVGEFYSVAVTNNYQQADTGTKMIHIGKNTRSTIVSKGISAGHGQNSYRGLVKVQKGAAHARNFSQCDSLLLGDKCGAHTFPYIEVRNSTGRVEHEASTSKIGEDQIFYCNQRGLATQDAVNMIVNGFCKEVFRELPMEFAVEAQKLLGVSLEGSVG
- a CDS encoding transcriptional repressor, which encodes MDRAAEIENDAGLDERLARGGFRFTPQREHVYAVLLRERDHPTAEQVFIRVKREMPEISMATVYNCLDALVKCGLARQVTLARGAARFCPNMREHCHFYCDTCDSVFDVDYPAEPGIGLPNGFEAERFEIAIHGRCAACAGGNGERPKRAKRATKSR